A stretch of Crossiella cryophila DNA encodes these proteins:
- a CDS encoding FtsK/SpoIIIE domain-containing protein gives MTEASWPVVPVGQRLRVAVGSTVEGQPVAVDLKPRSLGGIGAHGLVTGLSEAARGDALRALLLGLVGTHSPDTLNLFLLDAEAGAVFAGFETVPQLAHLLTGPDAAAQVLTALRAESTRRAELLRQRGMRTQHDYERARHYDPALDPMTTLVVVVNRLLKLDRLAPGLVELIRDEATGWQDRGVHLVATVDQVTDLPGGLAKYFGFELNIRDSDLVLWPSGQDPVVCQPLPPVDVTEGLAALPFGGAIPEPLLLPPLAERMALDTMLPPLATSAELGLHSPGEPRLAPVVGLVDRRDERRRAPYRLDLSTGDGHALVVGDPSAGVEEVLHNAALSLALANTPAHLQLYVLDFAGESLLALRELPHTRVAAGYQDFSLLWHTATDLAALVDRRELARRNGTGEREPAAVVVLVHGWYGLRRTTNVHDAVWDLICRGPGVNVHVLLGIHRWVELDGALADAFSTRLELRLSAPHYSAVDPVLAKQITGRGHGLTGQAEPFLAALPVFQDEAQPVAAIDLAWTGDRPRQLRPLPTMLPIAEVPAGERWPLGVLEGELQGFGFGWKQHLLCFGEFHSGRTNVLRALLHHLTSSLTPDKAVVAGIDPRRNWLGAVEGEWLLTYLTQTGKLEVPIGEIRASLVKRRDEGRGTGPDVYLVIDDYELTQSTEVLDTLAELLPHAKQIGLHLIIAGRYLRRTDPLLTALDYGETLVLLLNGDPATPDVVTGLNPYVLPPGCAQLYRDNRPTQLVQLGWVPEQ, from the coding sequence GTGACGGAGGCGTCCTGGCCCGTGGTCCCGGTGGGACAACGGTTGCGGGTGGCGGTGGGGTCCACTGTGGAGGGTCAGCCGGTGGCGGTGGACCTGAAACCCCGTTCGCTGGGCGGGATCGGCGCGCACGGGCTGGTCACCGGACTGAGTGAGGCGGCCAGGGGTGACGCGCTGCGCGCGCTGCTGCTGGGGCTGGTCGGCACCCATTCGCCGGACACACTGAACCTGTTCCTGCTGGACGCCGAGGCCGGGGCGGTCTTCGCCGGGTTCGAGACCGTGCCGCAGCTCGCCCACCTGCTCACCGGCCCGGACGCGGCCGCGCAGGTGCTGACCGCGTTGCGCGCGGAGAGCACCAGGCGGGCGGAGTTGTTGCGGCAGCGCGGGATGCGCACCCAGCACGACTACGAGCGGGCCCGGCACTACGACCCCGCGCTGGACCCGATGACCACCCTGGTCGTGGTGGTCAACCGGCTGCTCAAGCTGGACCGGCTGGCGCCGGGGCTGGTCGAGCTGATCCGGGACGAGGCGACCGGCTGGCAGGACCGGGGCGTGCACCTGGTCGCGACCGTGGACCAGGTCACCGACCTGCCGGGTGGGCTGGCGAAGTACTTCGGCTTCGAGCTGAACATCAGGGACAGCGATCTGGTGCTGTGGCCCTCGGGGCAGGATCCCGTTGTCTGCCAGCCACTTCCGCCCGTGGATGTGACCGAGGGCCTGGCCGCGTTGCCCTTCGGCGGCGCGATCCCGGAGCCACTGCTGCTGCCGCCGCTGGCCGAGCGGATGGCGCTGGACACCATGCTGCCGCCCCTGGCCACCAGCGCGGAGCTGGGCCTGCACTCCCCCGGCGAACCGCGGCTGGCCCCGGTCGTCGGTCTGGTGGACCGGCGCGACGAGCGGCGGCGAGCGCCGTACCGGCTGGATCTGTCCACAGGGGACGGTCACGCGCTGGTCGTCGGCGATCCGTCCGCCGGGGTGGAGGAGGTGCTGCACAACGCCGCGCTGAGCCTGGCGCTGGCCAACACCCCGGCCCACCTCCAGCTCTACGTGCTGGACTTCGCCGGTGAGTCGCTGCTGGCGCTGCGCGAGCTGCCGCACACCAGGGTGGCCGCCGGGTACCAGGACTTCTCCCTGCTCTGGCACACCGCCACCGACCTGGCCGCGCTCGTGGACCGGCGGGAACTGGCCCGGCGCAACGGAACCGGGGAGCGGGAACCGGCCGCGGTGGTGGTGCTGGTGCACGGCTGGTACGGCCTGCGCCGCACCACCAACGTGCACGACGCGGTGTGGGACCTGATCTGCCGGGGGCCGGGGGTGAACGTGCACGTGCTGCTGGGCATCCACCGCTGGGTCGAACTGGACGGCGCGCTGGCCGACGCCTTCAGCACCCGGCTGGAACTCCGGTTGTCCGCCCCGCACTACTCGGCGGTGGATCCGGTGCTGGCCAAGCAGATCACCGGCCGAGGGCACGGGCTGACCGGCCAGGCCGAGCCGTTCCTGGCCGCGCTGCCGGTCTTCCAGGACGAAGCCCAGCCGGTGGCGGCCATCGACCTGGCCTGGACCGGGGATCGGCCCAGGCAGTTGCGGCCGTTGCCCACGATGCTGCCGATCGCCGAGGTGCCCGCGGGCGAGCGGTGGCCGCTGGGGGTGCTGGAGGGCGAACTCCAGGGCTTCGGGTTCGGCTGGAAGCAGCACCTGCTGTGCTTCGGCGAGTTCCACAGCGGGCGCACCAACGTGCTGCGCGCACTGCTGCACCACCTCACCAGCTCGCTCACCCCGGACAAGGCCGTGGTCGCCGGGATCGACCCCCGGCGCAACTGGCTCGGCGCGGTCGAGGGCGAATGGCTGCTCACCTACCTGACCCAGACCGGCAAGCTGGAGGTCCCGATCGGCGAGATCCGGGCCTCCCTGGTCAAACGGCGGGACGAGGGCCGCGGCACCGGCCCCGACGTGTACCTGGTGATCGACGACTACGAGCTGACCCAGTCCACCGAGGTGCTCGACACCCTGGCCGAGCTGCTGCCGCACGCCAAGCAGATCGGGCTGCACCTGATCATCGCCGGGCGCTACCTGCGCCGCACCGACCCGCTGCTCACCGCGCTGGACTACGGCGAGACGCTGGTGCTGCTGCTCAACGGCGATCCGGCGACCCCGGACGTGGTCACCGGCCTGAACCCGTACGTGCTGCCGCCGGGCTGTGCCCAGCTCTACCGGGACAACCGGCCGACTCAGCTCGTGCAGCTGGGCTGGGTCCCCGAGCAGTGA
- a CDS encoding FtsK/SpoIIIE domain-containing protein: protein MSGWQARPAAQRLRVTVGSTVDGQPVEVDLKPPSLGGIGTHGLLTGIAANVRLDLLHTLLGGLIGTHAPDTLQLVLVDGEDEHLFEPFHRAPHLADHALGQGRAHLVEALAATSATRRRLLREHGMRTLHDYDRARHYRPELPVLSPLVVVVHRLSLIHREHPELTALLARHCAVWRDHGVHLLVAEDRLVDLPAELDGYFGFELATGDHGAELRVPGREPVPFTPATPPEPTALLAGMPPPAGQWFAPPKSIDFGDLTSLASTEERGLQAELASRSSVLVGELLGPERGRSFQVPVQFGQVLVVGAERLGVPRVLCSFALGLALHRTPRELRIYLLDFNGSSLTGLAGLPHVRVALSGVDDSLRDKAKAELAGLIKEREELYHRCPTPEERAEAAAIAVIVHGWPDPDLHPELARVLPQLVLRGQAVGVHVVLGLHRWADLEPRLHGAFRHRLELTLDDPDSSPLPGRAPRLGPMRGRTSEGQTFAIAEPRYAGRDLVPEIAAAWPHPVQRLAALPYKVVYAELPGDARSHKLGLVEGSGLPFTLNTRHLACFGDPASGRSTLIKTFLRGLVALRSPEQARVVGVDYRRTWFNAYCEGMLLEYVRDPGKFETVMAEIRQSLDRRRTAEHGWQGPDLYLVIDDYDLLSTKSRHQLAPLLTEADKTGFHLVLAGRHLAQLDEVTKELDRTDTTVLALSGGLKTPTPVTRIITRPLPPGRAITRRGTTEETVQITWTE from the coding sequence TTGAGCGGGTGGCAGGCGCGACCGGCGGCACAGCGGTTGCGGGTGACTGTTGGGTCCACTGTGGACGGACAGCCGGTCGAGGTGGACCTGAAGCCGCCCTCGCTCGGCGGGATCGGCACGCACGGGCTGCTGACCGGTATCGCGGCCAATGTCCGGCTCGACCTGCTGCACACGCTGCTGGGCGGGCTGATCGGCACGCACGCCCCGGACACGCTGCAGCTCGTGCTGGTCGACGGCGAGGACGAGCACCTCTTCGAGCCCTTCCACCGGGCCCCGCACCTGGCTGATCACGCCCTGGGGCAGGGCCGCGCGCACCTGGTCGAGGCGCTGGCCGCGACCAGCGCCACCCGCAGGCGGCTGTTGCGCGAGCACGGCATGCGCACCCTGCACGACTACGACCGGGCCCGGCACTACCGGCCGGAGCTGCCGGTGCTGTCGCCGCTGGTCGTGGTGGTGCACCGGCTCAGCCTGATCCACCGGGAACACCCGGAACTGACCGCGCTGCTGGCCAGGCACTGCGCGGTCTGGCGGGACCACGGCGTGCACCTGCTGGTGGCCGAGGACCGCCTGGTGGACCTGCCCGCGGAGCTGGACGGCTACTTCGGTTTCGAGCTGGCCACCGGTGATCACGGGGCCGAGCTGCGGGTGCCCGGCCGGGAGCCGGTGCCGTTCACCCCGGCCACGCCGCCGGAGCCGACCGCGCTGCTGGCCGGGATGCCGCCGCCGGCCGGGCAGTGGTTCGCCCCGCCGAAGTCGATCGACTTCGGCGACCTGACCTCGCTGGCCTCGACCGAGGAACGCGGTCTGCAGGCCGAGTTGGCCAGCCGGAGCAGCGTGCTCGTCGGCGAGTTGCTCGGTCCGGAGCGGGGGCGCTCGTTCCAGGTCCCGGTGCAGTTCGGGCAGGTGCTGGTGGTGGGCGCGGAGCGGCTGGGCGTGCCCAGGGTGCTGTGTTCCTTCGCGCTGGGCCTTGCCCTGCACCGGACTCCGCGGGAGCTGCGGATCTACCTGCTCGACTTCAACGGCAGCTCGCTGACCGGCCTGGCCGGGTTGCCGCACGTGCGGGTCGCGCTCAGCGGCGTGGACGACAGCCTGCGGGACAAGGCCAAGGCCGAGCTGGCCGGACTGATCAAGGAGCGGGAGGAGCTGTACCACCGCTGCCCGACTCCTGAGGAACGTGCCGAGGCGGCCGCGATCGCGGTGATCGTGCACGGCTGGCCCGATCCCGACCTGCACCCTGAGCTGGCCAGGGTGCTGCCGCAGCTGGTGCTGCGCGGTCAGGCGGTTGGCGTGCACGTGGTGCTCGGCCTGCACCGGTGGGCGGACCTGGAACCCCGGCTGCACGGCGCGTTCCGGCACCGGCTGGAGCTGACGCTGGACGATCCGGACAGTTCACCGCTGCCCGGCCGGGCGCCGCGGCTGGGGCCGATGCGCGGCCGGACCAGCGAGGGCCAGACCTTCGCCATCGCCGAACCGCGCTACGCCGGCCGGGACCTGGTGCCGGAGATCGCCGCGGCCTGGCCGCACCCCGTGCAGCGGCTGGCCGCGTTGCCGTACAAGGTGGTCTACGCCGAACTGCCCGGCGATGCCCGCAGCCACAAGCTCGGCCTGGTGGAGGGCTCCGGCCTGCCGTTCACCCTGAACACCCGGCACCTGGCCTGCTTCGGCGATCCGGCGAGCGGGCGCAGCACGCTGATCAAGACCTTCCTGCGCGGGCTGGTCGCGTTGCGGAGCCCGGAGCAGGCACGGGTGGTGGGCGTGGACTACCGGCGGACCTGGTTCAACGCCTACTGCGAGGGGATGTTGCTGGAGTACGTCCGGGATCCCGGCAAGTTCGAGACGGTCATGGCCGAGATCCGGCAGTCCCTGGACCGGCGCCGCACCGCCGAGCACGGCTGGCAGGGCCCCGACCTGTACCTGGTGATCGACGACTACGACCTGCTCTCGACCAAGTCCCGGCACCAGCTGGCACCGCTGCTCACCGAGGCGGACAAGACCGGGTTCCACCTGGTCCTGGCCGGGCGGCATCTGGCCCAGCTGGACGAGGTCACCAAGGAGCTGGACCGTACGGACACCACCGTGCTGGCACTCAGCGGCGGCTTGAAGACGCCGACGCCGGTGACCAGGATCATCACCCGGCCGCTGCCACCGGGCCGGGCGATCACCCGGCGCGGGACGACCGAGGAGACAGTGCAGATCACGTGGACGGAGTAG
- a CDS encoding phosphotransferase, whose product MTQKLDTRTRIDADWIRAALTRGWGPEWARVPLNPLTDWQGRATGDSWLVHARSHPHVLKIRLDPAEQVAPAMYPLRQKVMAHCRRHGVPAPNPVPAADGGTVSWRDDLACELTPMLKGAVPNHAGQDQIVAVVRAGLRLRASLDEIPAHLVTALAATSRVESADWRLAVEEARTTLLPVAAHRTDDWGRACAAMLRGVVAAEGLMAAIRPRQVSAVVHGSLCAKQFVLSGGRDPQVLGLLDFGALHAGDPLLDLAALADTAARVRVGETAQRRALAQFLDCAVRNNLLAEGQEQLLMPLLLTRTVPPLIEVIREVLLDGRRGPGLVEQFDLYDPMHKTHVHRLLTGPGW is encoded by the coding sequence TTGACGCAGAAGCTCGACACTCGCACCCGCATCGACGCTGACTGGATCCGCGCGGCGCTGACCAGGGGCTGGGGTCCGGAGTGGGCCCGGGTCCCACTCAACCCCCTCACCGACTGGCAGGGCCGGGCCACCGGCGATTCCTGGCTGGTGCACGCCCGCAGCCACCCGCATGTGCTCAAGATCCGGCTGGATCCGGCTGAGCAGGTGGCGCCGGCGATGTATCCCTTACGGCAGAAGGTGATGGCGCACTGCCGACGGCACGGCGTGCCCGCGCCCAACCCGGTCCCGGCCGCCGACGGCGGCACCGTGTCCTGGCGGGACGACCTGGCCTGCGAGCTGACCCCCATGCTCAAGGGCGCGGTGCCCAACCACGCCGGCCAGGACCAGATCGTCGCGGTGGTCCGGGCCGGGCTGCGGCTGCGGGCCAGCCTGGACGAGATCCCGGCGCACCTGGTCACCGCGCTGGCCGCGACCTCGAGAGTCGAGTCCGCGGACTGGCGGCTCGCGGTGGAGGAGGCCAGGACCACGCTGCTGCCGGTGGCCGCGCACCGCACCGACGACTGGGGCCGGGCCTGCGCGGCTATGCTGCGCGGGGTGGTGGCCGCCGAGGGCCTGATGGCCGCCATCCGCCCGCGCCAGGTGTCCGCGGTGGTGCACGGCAGCCTGTGCGCCAAGCAGTTCGTGCTCTCCGGCGGCCGCGACCCGCAGGTGCTGGGCCTGCTCGACTTCGGCGCCCTGCACGCGGGCGACCCGCTGCTGGACCTGGCCGCGCTGGCCGACACCGCGGCCAGGGTCCGGGTCGGCGAGACCGCCCAGCGCCGCGCCCTGGCCCAGTTCCTGGACTGCGCGGTGCGCAACAACCTCCTCGCCGAGGGCCAGGAGCAGCTGTTGATGCCGCTGCTGCTGACCAGGACCGTGCCGCCGCTGATCGAGGTGATCCGCGAGGTGCTGCTGGACGGCCGCCGAGGGCCAGGCCTGGTCGAGCAGTTCGACCTCTACGACCCGATGCACAAGACCCACGTGCACCGCCTGCTCACCGGCCCTGGCTGGTGA
- a CDS encoding nitroreductase family deazaflavin-dependent oxidoreductase: MSAEPIDSPTGWVREHIDRYVSSDGVHGHEWNGTTTLLLTTTGRRSGEPRRTALIYQRAGEDYVVVAAQGGAPTHPAWYLNLQARPEVQVQVAGDRFTARARTADEAERARLWPVMTEAWPDYDQYQTRTSRRIPVVVLERL, from the coding sequence GTGAGCGCGGAGCCGATCGACAGCCCGACGGGGTGGGTCCGGGAGCACATCGACCGGTACGTCTCCTCCGACGGCGTGCACGGACACGAGTGGAACGGCACCACCACGCTGCTGCTGACCACCACCGGGCGGCGCAGCGGGGAGCCGCGACGGACGGCGTTGATCTACCAGCGGGCCGGGGAGGACTACGTGGTGGTGGCCGCCCAGGGCGGGGCGCCGACGCATCCGGCGTGGTACCTGAACCTCCAGGCGCGGCCGGAGGTCCAGGTGCAGGTGGCCGGGGACCGGTTCACCGCGCGGGCGCGGACCGCGGACGAGGCGGAGCGGGCGCGGTTGTGGCCGGTGATGACCGAGGCCTGGCCGGACTACGACCAGTACCAGACCCGGACCTCACGGCGGATTCCGGTGGTGGTGCTGGAACGGCTCTGA
- a CDS encoding TetR/AcrR family transcriptional regulator, whose translation MTSRRTPTGAAVLQPQVTAAITEAALDELAEAGYGRLSMEAVAKRAGVGKSALYRRWPAKQDMVLAVVAELGVPMAATPDTGSLRGDLLAALTAFRDFLTHPRFARIVPDLIAESARRPELGVAMAELLGEPRRARGAVLLRRAIERGELPADTDLELALDLVAAPVFWRLVARRAPQEEGYLDSVVEFLLRGLSAGAPALIHGEGGR comes from the coding sequence ATGACCTCCCGTCGCACCCCCACCGGCGCCGCCGTGCTCCAGCCCCAGGTCACCGCCGCGATCACCGAGGCGGCCCTGGACGAGCTGGCCGAGGCCGGTTACGGCCGGCTGTCCATGGAGGCGGTGGCCAAGCGGGCCGGGGTGGGCAAGAGCGCGCTGTACCGGCGCTGGCCTGCCAAGCAGGACATGGTGCTGGCGGTGGTCGCCGAACTGGGCGTGCCGATGGCCGCCACCCCGGACACCGGCTCGCTGCGCGGCGACCTGCTGGCCGCGCTGACCGCGTTCCGGGACTTCCTGACCCACCCGCGGTTCGCCCGGATCGTGCCGGACCTGATCGCCGAATCGGCCCGCCGCCCTGAGCTGGGCGTCGCCATGGCCGAACTGCTCGGCGAACCCAGGCGGGCCAGGGGCGCGGTACTGCTGCGGCGGGCGATCGAGCGCGGCGAGCTGCCCGCCGACACCGATCTGGAGCTGGCCCTTGACCTGGTCGCGGCGCCGGTGTTCTGGCGGCTGGTGGCGCGGCGGGCGCCGCAGGAGGAGGGCTACCTGGACTCGGTGGTGGAGTTCCTGCTGCGCGGACTTTCCGCGGGCGCACCGGCGTTGATCCACGGCGAGGGTGGCCGCTGA
- a CDS encoding nuclear transport factor 2 family protein, with translation MRTARQTFEHGLELLLAKDMAAFVQLWAPAGIMEFPFAAPGAPRRIEGRDAVWEYLRDYPEILDIREFPSVLVHETTDPEVLVVELEAAGFVVASGAPYRIGYVAVLTIRDGEIHTYRDYWSPTALAGLLDGAVTLPGGTRG, from the coding sequence ATGCGCACTGCCCGACAGACCTTCGAGCACGGGCTGGAACTGTTGCTGGCCAAGGACATGGCCGCCTTCGTCCAGCTGTGGGCGCCGGCCGGGATCATGGAGTTCCCGTTCGCCGCGCCGGGCGCGCCGCGGCGGATCGAGGGCCGGGACGCGGTCTGGGAGTACCTGCGGGACTACCCGGAGATCCTGGACATCCGGGAGTTCCCGAGCGTCCTGGTGCACGAGACCACCGACCCGGAGGTGCTGGTGGTCGAGCTGGAGGCGGCCGGGTTCGTGGTGGCCAGCGGGGCGCCCTACCGGATCGGCTACGTCGCGGTGCTGACCATCCGCGACGGCGAGATCCACACCTACCGCGACTACTGGAGCCCGACCGCGCTGGCCGGACTGCTCGACGGCGCGGTGACCCTGCCGGGCGGCACCCGTGGCTGA
- a CDS encoding NAD(P)H-binding protein, whose product MAEPILVTGATGTTGGRLVRRLLAAGHEVRAASRNPGAANQVRFDWADPGTHAAAVAGVRRMYLVAPPGVADPLPLVAEFLRTALAAGLARVVLLSSSAVPEGAPALGELHALVRLQCPEWTVLRPSWFMQNFLGDHPLAVGLRERGELVSATGTGRIGFIDAGDIAAVAGHALLAETPLNTELVLTGPEALSYADAAAIWTELGVPARHHAVSVTELTQRHIAAGYPPDFAALLAGLDEDIRQGAEDRVTDTVRRLTGREPCALRTVLLGATAGQVPANG is encoded by the coding sequence GTGGCTGAGCCGATCCTGGTCACCGGCGCCACCGGGACCACCGGCGGCAGGCTGGTCCGGCGGCTGCTCGCGGCCGGGCACGAGGTGCGCGCGGCCAGCCGGAATCCGGGTGCCGCCAACCAGGTCCGCTTCGACTGGGCCGATCCGGGCACGCACGCCGCCGCGGTCGCCGGGGTGCGGCGGATGTACCTGGTCGCGCCGCCGGGCGTGGCCGACCCGCTGCCGCTGGTGGCGGAGTTCCTGCGGACCGCGCTGGCCGCCGGGCTGGCGCGGGTGGTGCTGCTCAGCTCCTCCGCGGTACCCGAGGGCGCGCCCGCGCTGGGGGAACTGCACGCGCTGGTGCGCCTGCAGTGTCCTGAATGGACAGTGCTGCGGCCGTCCTGGTTCATGCAGAACTTCCTCGGTGATCACCCGCTTGCCGTGGGGTTGCGCGAAAGGGGTGAACTGGTCAGCGCGACCGGGACCGGGCGGATCGGCTTCATCGACGCCGGGGACATCGCCGCGGTGGCCGGGCACGCGCTGCTGGCCGAGACCCCGCTGAACACCGAACTGGTGCTCACCGGGCCGGAAGCGCTCAGCTACGCCGACGCGGCCGCGATCTGGACCGAACTCGGCGTGCCTGCCCGGCACCACGCCGTCTCGGTGACCGAACTCACCCAGCGTCACATCGCCGCTGGTTACCCGCCGGACTTCGCCGCCCTGCTGGCCGGGCTGGACGAGGACATCCGGCAGGGCGCGGAGGACCGGGTCACCGACACCGTGCGGCGGCTGACCGGACGCGAGCCCTGCGCCCTTCGCACGGTGCTGCTGGGCGCGACGGCCGGACAGGTACCGGCAAACGGGTGA
- a CDS encoding putative bifunctional diguanylate cyclase/phosphodiesterase, with protein MTLPLPEDLPAPRRPVSAHQGGSPADNPREREKLARKWAYLVSTTAYIPLSHPEVEQRLQGLVDILVGTVRAEPFVSAPAGPVGAELVALNCVGPESLERSVDVLGRALLALPSLRRVNKLTDRVVMVLAALTSGYLEAFRAFIFQQQEALNRALFKAANDAERQRKDSDARLEEVFRCSASGIAITDLDGAFLKTNTAVHELLGYTAEELTELTLFDLVAPDERASLRNACADLRAGRVDRLRQQRKRMLHKEEEPLWALLSVSLQPSEGQEPGRLVTVIADDTQVTALQKTLNRQSLHDMVTTLPNRQYFSTAAETMLRRADPATGVTLYHLDLDAFAAINNGYGAEVGDRLLRIVADRLLTIFEGEETIIARLGGDEFAVLVRNSADTPKVLTMVRRIDEELSEPVYLNDTTGVAVSATIGVVHQPRPSISAVELMRTGDLTLRRVKRTGHRQWAMFDQGKDCADRDDFRIAGAMAGAWENGEVQLRHRPVVRLADQELLGLEALLHWDSPEFGPLDNDRCRALAESTGLIIPLGSWLLQAAAERNRRRVQRAGREQPLLLSLTPTQVVEPDFTCVVQQVVNDTGLPYEQLRLGVPVTALTSPMAVDNLTDLADSGVRITLDDFGSATGEIEYLEDLPVSAVRVARTLVARQAAHPASLTSKALRELVATAQLAGATVLVDGIHTQAQADWWRAVGAESATGDLFTADPAADPAD; from the coding sequence ATGACACTGCCACTCCCGGAAGACCTCCCGGCGCCGCGGCGCCCGGTGTCAGCTCATCAGGGCGGCTCCCCAGCCGATAATCCTCGTGAGCGGGAGAAACTTGCCAGGAAGTGGGCGTATCTGGTCAGCACCACCGCCTACATCCCGCTCTCCCACCCCGAGGTGGAACAGCGGCTGCAGGGCCTGGTGGACATCCTGGTCGGCACCGTGCGGGCAGAGCCCTTCGTCTCCGCTCCGGCCGGACCGGTCGGCGCGGAGCTGGTCGCGCTCAACTGCGTCGGGCCGGAGAGCCTGGAGCGCAGTGTCGACGTGCTCGGCCGGGCCCTGCTCGCACTGCCCAGCCTGCGCCGGGTCAACAAGCTCACCGACCGCGTGGTGATGGTGCTGGCCGCGCTCACCTCGGGTTACCTGGAGGCGTTCCGGGCCTTCATCTTCCAGCAGCAGGAGGCGCTGAACCGGGCGCTGTTCAAGGCGGCCAACGACGCCGAGCGGCAGCGCAAGGACAGCGACGCCCGGCTGGAGGAGGTCTTCCGCTGCTCGGCCAGCGGCATCGCCATCACCGACCTGGACGGCGCCTTCCTCAAGACCAACACCGCCGTGCACGAGCTGCTGGGCTACACCGCGGAGGAACTCACCGAGCTGACCCTGTTCGACCTGGTCGCGCCGGACGAGCGGGCCTCGCTGCGCAACGCCTGCGCCGACCTGCGGGCCGGCCGGGTGGACCGGCTCCGGCAGCAGCGGAAACGCATGCTGCACAAGGAGGAGGAGCCGCTGTGGGCGCTGCTGAGCGTCTCGCTGCAGCCCAGTGAGGGTCAGGAGCCGGGCAGGCTGGTCACCGTGATCGCGGACGACACCCAGGTCACCGCGCTGCAGAAGACGCTGAACCGGCAGTCGCTGCACGACATGGTCACCACGCTGCCCAACCGCCAGTACTTCAGCACCGCGGCCGAGACCATGCTGCGCCGGGCCGACCCGGCCACCGGCGTCACCCTGTACCACCTCGACCTGGACGCCTTCGCCGCGATCAACAACGGCTACGGCGCCGAGGTCGGCGACCGGCTGCTGCGGATCGTGGCCGATCGGCTGCTCACCATCTTCGAGGGCGAGGAGACGATCATCGCCCGCCTGGGCGGCGACGAGTTCGCGGTGCTGGTGCGCAACTCCGCGGACACCCCGAAGGTGCTCACCATGGTGCGCCGGATCGACGAGGAGCTGTCCGAACCGGTCTACCTCAACGACACCACCGGCGTCGCGGTCTCGGCCACCATCGGTGTGGTGCACCAGCCGCGCCCCAGCATCAGCGCGGTCGAGTTGATGCGCACCGGGGACCTGACCCTGCGCCGGGTCAAGCGCACCGGCCACCGTCAGTGGGCCATGTTCGACCAGGGCAAGGACTGCGCCGACCGCGACGACTTCCGCATCGCGGGCGCGATGGCGGGCGCCTGGGAGAACGGCGAGGTCCAGCTCCGGCACCGCCCCGTGGTCCGCCTGGCCGACCAGGAACTCCTCGGCCTGGAAGCCCTGCTGCACTGGGACAGCCCCGAGTTCGGCCCACTGGACAACGACCGCTGCCGGGCCCTGGCCGAGTCCACCGGCCTGATCATCCCGCTGGGTTCCTGGCTGCTGCAAGCGGCGGCCGAGCGCAACCGCCGCCGGGTCCAGCGGGCCGGCCGCGAACAACCCCTGCTGCTCAGCCTCACCCCGACCCAGGTGGTCGAACCCGACTTCACCTGCGTGGTGCAACAGGTGGTCAACGACACCGGCCTGCCGTATGAACAACTCCGCCTTGGCGTCCCCGTCACGGCCCTGACCTCCCCCATGGCCGTGGACAACCTCACCGACCTGGCCGACTCCGGCGTCCGCATCACCCTGGACGACTTCGGCTCGGCCACCGGCGAGATCGAGTACCTGGAAGACCTCCCGGTCAGCGCCGTCCGCGTCGCCCGCACCCTGGTCGCCCGCCAGGCGGCCCACCCCGCCTCGCTGACCAGCAAGGCCCTCCGCGAGCTGGTCGCCACCGCGCAACTGGCAGGCGCGACAGTCCTGGTGGACGGCATCCACACCCAGGCCCAGGCGGACTGGTGGCGCGCGGTCGGCGCCGAATCAGCCACCGGCGACCTCTTCACCGCCGACCCGGCAGCCGATCCAGCGGACTAA